Proteins co-encoded in one Flavobacteriaceae bacterium MAR_2009_75 genomic window:
- a CDS encoding putative heme-binding domain-containing protein, with protein MIKKILLLATALQLMVSCGTEKNEKAQSPENLDPKIAKLKLQPGFQAEHLYSPGEAGTGSWVAMAFDDKGRLITSDQYGSLYRMEVQPIGSDNLTPKIEKLKIQTGEQVADSIVQMGYAQGLLYAFNSLYVMINHWGNEEFEKSSGLYRLQDTDNDDQYDKITLLQKLEGAGEHGPHSIVPSPDGKSLYVIAGNHTDLPEGIDTYRLPNNWADDNLFPQIKDPRGHANDRGAPGGWVAKIDPEGKNWELVAAGFRNPYDLAFNELGDMFVYDSDMEWDLGMPWYRPTRICHVTSGAEFGWRTGNGKWSPAYPDNLPPLMNIGQGSPTNVMYGSKAKFPSKYKRSVFAFDWSFGIVYGIELQPDGSSYKGVKEEFLSGLPLPLTDGVIGPDGAMYFMTGGRRLDSDLYRVYYNGDDDTETAVALEQTEQNKIRQELESYHLGAKEGAVEAAWPHLDSDDRFLQYAARVALEHQPVSSWQEKVYSETDAVKKIQASIALARQGNSNQQDKLLSTLTSIDYINLNTAQQVDLVRAIELTLSRMGKPNSSSQKKVRDYLASHYPAEIDVLNQLLSKTLVFVGEPSVVSKTLALLEKPQGENADVMANSATESADLILRNPQYGMDIAETLKNMPPAQSTYYGTVLSGATNGWTPELREKYFKWFYKAFSFKAGRSYIGFIDKARQGALANVSKSQFEMYNTMSGDSLLSSSGNDLVSNAVQPKGPRKNWTEEDIEPLLADGLENRDFEQGRNMFLATNCITCHSMRGEGQSIGPDLTNLGTRFSPADMMKAIIDPNDVISDQYNSTVFELKDGNSVVGRLISEEGEEYKISQNPYAPDVIRSIPKDQVTSTKMATISLMPPGTINRLGPDEVKDLLAYLVAGGDSENAIFSGQDQADAEQ; from the coding sequence ATGATAAAAAAAATTCTTCTGCTTGCAACTGCACTTCAGCTTATGGTTTCGTGCGGAACGGAAAAAAATGAAAAAGCGCAGTCTCCGGAAAACCTTGACCCTAAAATTGCAAAGCTCAAGTTGCAACCGGGGTTTCAGGCCGAGCATTTATATAGCCCCGGTGAGGCAGGTACGGGATCTTGGGTAGCCATGGCTTTCGATGATAAGGGGCGCTTGATTACATCTGATCAATACGGTTCGCTTTACCGTATGGAGGTTCAACCGATCGGATCAGATAACTTGACTCCTAAAATTGAAAAACTGAAGATTCAGACGGGAGAGCAAGTGGCCGATTCAATAGTGCAAATGGGTTATGCCCAAGGTTTGCTCTATGCTTTTAACAGCTTGTACGTCATGATCAATCATTGGGGTAATGAAGAGTTTGAAAAGTCTAGTGGTCTATACCGACTTCAAGATACCGATAATGATGATCAGTACGATAAAATCACTCTATTGCAAAAGCTTGAAGGGGCCGGTGAGCATGGGCCACATAGTATTGTTCCTTCGCCCGACGGCAAATCGCTATACGTAATTGCCGGAAACCATACCGACCTACCAGAAGGTATTGATACCTATCGATTGCCCAACAATTGGGCAGATGATAATTTGTTTCCTCAAATTAAAGATCCGCGAGGTCACGCAAACGATAGAGGTGCCCCGGGTGGCTGGGTAGCAAAAATCGATCCTGAAGGCAAAAATTGGGAGTTGGTTGCAGCGGGTTTTAGAAACCCCTATGATTTGGCGTTCAATGAGCTGGGCGATATGTTCGTTTACGATTCTGATATGGAGTGGGATTTGGGAATGCCCTGGTACCGACCGACCCGCATCTGCCATGTGACCAGCGGTGCTGAATTTGGTTGGAGAACCGGTAACGGAAAGTGGTCTCCGGCATACCCTGATAACCTTCCACCTTTAATGAACATCGGTCAAGGTTCGCCGACAAATGTAATGTATGGTAGCAAGGCTAAATTTCCGAGTAAGTACAAAAGAAGTGTATTTGCCTTTGATTGGAGTTTTGGTATCGTTTACGGTATAGAACTGCAACCAGATGGATCATCTTATAAAGGGGTCAAAGAAGAGTTTCTATCGGGCTTGCCGTTACCGCTTACCGATGGGGTGATTGGTCCCGATGGTGCGATGTACTTTATGACTGGGGGTAGAAGATTAGATTCTGATTTGTACCGTGTTTATTATAATGGTGATGACGATACCGAAACGGCCGTTGCTTTAGAGCAAACCGAGCAGAACAAGATAAGGCAAGAATTGGAAAGCTATCATTTAGGCGCCAAAGAAGGTGCGGTTGAAGCCGCTTGGCCACACTTAGATAGTGACGATCGATTTTTACAGTATGCCGCAAGAGTGGCTTTAGAGCACCAGCCTGTGAGTTCATGGCAAGAAAAGGTTTATAGCGAGACCGATGCCGTTAAAAAGATTCAGGCATCGATTGCTTTGGCTAGACAGGGCAATAGTAATCAACAAGATAAATTGTTAAGCACATTAACGTCTATTGATTACATCAACTTGAATACGGCACAGCAGGTCGATTTGGTTCGTGCCATAGAATTGACTTTGTCAAGAATGGGAAAACCAAATTCCAGCTCACAAAAAAAGGTACGTGATTACTTAGCATCACATTATCCTGCGGAAATCGATGTTCTGAATCAGTTGTTGAGTAAGACATTGGTCTTTGTAGGCGAGCCGAGCGTTGTCTCGAAAACGTTGGCCCTATTGGAGAAACCTCAGGGTGAAAATGCCGATGTGATGGCCAATTCAGCTACGGAGTCTGCTGACTTGATTTTGAGAAATCCGCAGTATGGTATGGATATCGCCGAGACACTCAAGAATATGCCTCCGGCCCAAAGCACTTATTACGGTACTGTTTTAAGTGGTGCAACGAACGGATGGACTCCAGAGTTACGCGAAAAATACTTCAAGTGGTTCTATAAAGCATTCTCCTTTAAAGCGGGTAGAAGCTACATTGGCTTTATTGACAAAGCCAGGCAAGGGGCTTTGGCAAACGTATCAAAAAGCCAGTTTGAAATGTATAATACAATGAGTGGTGATTCGCTTTTAAGCAGTTCGGGCAACGACCTTGTTTCAAATGCGGTTCAGCCTAAAGGGCCTCGAAAAAATTGGACAGAAGAGGATATCGAACCACTTTTGGCCGACGGACTTGAAAATAGAGATTTCGAACAAGGTAGAAATATGTTCTTGGCCACCAATTGTATTACTTGCCATAGTATGCGTGGTGAAGGCCAAAGCATTGGCCCAGATTTAACCAATTTAGGTACTCGTTTCTCTCCTGCAGATATGATGAAGGCGATAATTGATCCAAACGATGTGATTTCCGATCAGTACAATTCAACTGTTTTCGAGCTTAAAGATGGAAATTCTGTAGTCGGTCGATTGATTAGCGAAGAGGGCGAAGAATATAAGATCAGTCAGAATCCTTATGCACCAGATGTAATCAGAAGTATACCTAAAGACCAAGTGACAAGCACTAAAATGGCAACGATTTCTCTGATGCCCCCTGGCACGATCAATCGATTGGGGCCTGATGAAGTTAAAGACCTTTTGGCTTATTTGGTAGCAGGTGGCGATAGTGAAAATGCTATTTTCTCTGGGCAGGATCAAGCAGATGCCGAGCAGTAA
- a CDS encoding VCBS repeat protein has protein sequence MPSSYFLFKEMYLNKHKNTKPVRLAYRFYVICLFAVVGLNTLKAQTDSSVEPQIPEAIYFEKQHIASENYESVSVFDVNNDGAIDIVSGAFWYEGPSFKKRHDMGGPKRFGEYYDHFSTIPLDVNSDGNIDFVTGGWFEGRLVWKENVGDKSPWPEHLIAEIGNIESTRAWDIDGDGVIEIIPNTPNGPLRIFYLQNGSFKEKVVSDKQGHGIGYGDINGDGRGDLIMSHGWLEAPENRFEGEWKLHEEFQLGTASVPIIVTDVNNDGLSDMVVGQGHGYGLFWYEQLPVNKKKGEKWKKHNMDPYNSQYHTIEMEDLDGDGIKEIITGKRYKAHNGKDPGGYDSIGLYYFRWTGESFSKQVIDYGAYGEGKGTGVYFTVHDVNQDNRKDVIVAGKDGLAIFLNKTVKSTR, from the coding sequence ATGCCCTCATCTTATTTTCTTTTTAAAGAAATGTACTTGAATAAACACAAAAACACTAAACCTGTGCGCCTAGCGTACAGGTTTTATGTCATTTGTTTGTTTGCTGTTGTGGGTTTAAATACGTTGAAAGCACAGACTGATTCTTCTGTAGAGCCCCAAATTCCTGAGGCCATTTATTTCGAAAAGCAGCATATAGCTTCCGAGAATTATGAATCGGTAAGTGTTTTTGACGTTAACAATGACGGTGCGATTGATATTGTATCCGGAGCGTTTTGGTATGAGGGCCCATCTTTCAAGAAAAGACATGATATGGGAGGCCCGAAGCGATTCGGTGAATATTATGACCATTTTTCTACCATTCCTTTAGATGTTAACAGTGATGGTAATATCGATTTTGTAACCGGTGGATGGTTTGAAGGTCGATTGGTCTGGAAAGAGAATGTCGGAGATAAAAGTCCTTGGCCAGAACACCTGATTGCTGAAATAGGAAATATAGAATCTACCCGAGCTTGGGATATTGACGGTGATGGTGTTATCGAGATAATTCCCAACACCCCCAATGGGCCACTGCGAATATTTTATTTACAAAATGGCAGTTTCAAAGAAAAGGTTGTTTCAGATAAGCAAGGTCATGGTATTGGCTACGGAGATATCAACGGAGACGGAAGAGGTGATTTAATTATGTCTCATGGCTGGTTAGAAGCTCCCGAAAATCGATTTGAAGGTGAGTGGAAACTTCATGAAGAATTTCAGTTGGGTACAGCTAGCGTGCCAATTATTGTGACTGATGTCAATAATGATGGTCTTTCAGATATGGTTGTAGGTCAAGGTCACGGCTATGGCCTGTTCTGGTATGAACAACTTCCTGTCAACAAGAAGAAGGGTGAAAAATGGAAGAAGCACAATATGGATCCCTATAATTCTCAGTACCACACCATTGAAATGGAAGACCTTGACGGAGATGGTATCAAAGAAATAATCACTGGTAAACGCTACAAAGCCCATAATGGTAAAGACCCTGGTGGGTATGATTCTATTGGACTTTATTATTTCAGGTGGACGGGAGAAAGTTTTAGCAAACAAGTAATTGATTATGGGGCCTATGGTGAAGGTAAAGGAACAGGTGTATATTTTACAGTTCACGATGTTAACCAAGATAATAGAAAAGATGTGATAGTAGCAGGAAAAGATGGGTTGGCCATCTTTTTGAACAAGACAGTAAAATCAACTAGGTAG
- a CDS encoding xylose isomerase-like TIM barrel protein encodes MQNNFPKIHNATWPGIVGKGPDSEPVIPFDKMLEMTAAAEVNGNKFDGVDIGLLDPHINIDSSDDEIKRLADKIAGYDLNVGSMVAPIWGGPTLGSDNDRKTFVEMVRKACHFGKVLREHGVRQYGVIRIDSASSPEDWSKAPAKNTQLIAETFRAACDVAADYDEKLAAEGEICWGGMHGWKTMVETLEAVDRPNIGFQADMSHTLLYLLGYNAPEQRILPENFDWSDRATLESGLKTVTDALRPWTIDFHVAQNDGTVHGTGSHDKTGRHCLATDPNGKLDVAKDAGYWLRDNDGNLTKAFKHICWDGCMFDNDVMMKQQTWNDILAKLVEVRDMHGWS; translated from the coding sequence ATGCAAAATAATTTTCCAAAAATACATAACGCCACCTGGCCCGGCATCGTAGGTAAGGGGCCAGATTCAGAACCCGTCATTCCTTTTGATAAAATGCTTGAAATGACTGCCGCCGCCGAGGTGAACGGCAATAAATTCGATGGAGTTGATATAGGTCTTTTAGACCCGCACATCAATATCGATAGTTCAGATGATGAAATAAAAAGATTGGCCGATAAAATTGCAGGTTACGACCTTAACGTGGGCAGTATGGTAGCTCCCATTTGGGGAGGACCGACATTGGGTTCCGATAACGATAGAAAAACATTCGTAGAAATGGTGCGTAAGGCATGTCATTTCGGTAAAGTGCTTCGCGAGCACGGGGTACGTCAGTACGGGGTTATCCGTATCGATTCTGCTTCAAGCCCTGAAGATTGGTCAAAAGCCCCAGCGAAGAATACCCAGTTGATAGCCGAAACTTTCAGGGCAGCCTGTGACGTAGCAGCAGATTATGATGAAAAATTGGCCGCAGAAGGTGAAATCTGCTGGGGTGGAATGCATGGCTGGAAGACAATGGTAGAAACTTTAGAAGCCGTTGATAGGCCGAACATCGGTTTTCAGGCCGATATGTCACATACTTTGCTATATCTGTTGGGGTACAATGCCCCAGAACAAAGAATCTTACCTGAGAATTTCGATTGGTCAGATAGAGCTACTTTAGAGAGCGGACTCAAAACGGTCACCGATGCCCTAAGACCTTGGACCATCGATTTTCATGTCGCACAAAATGATGGAACCGTTCACGGTACCGGCTCTCATGACAAGACCGGTAGGCACTGCTTGGCCACCGATCCCAACGGAAAATTAGATGTAGCTAAAGATGCGGGTTACTGGCTTCGTGACAATGATGGCAATCTTACCAAAGCGTTCAAGCATATTTGCTGGGATGGCTGTATGTTCGACAACGATGTGATGATGAAACAGCAAACTTGGAACGATATTTTGGCCAAGTTGGTCGAAGTTCGAGATATGCATGGCTGGAGTTAA
- a CDS encoding pimeloyl-ACP methyl ester carboxylesterase, producing the protein MPYITVNGINLHYQERGKGMPLLLIMGITADLSVWEKHVSYWEQSYRCILLDNRGVGLSDKPEGPYTTAQMADDGAALLKALDIPKAAVVGVSMGGAIALQLAIRQGDLIECMVLMCPWASCDRKAEAIFRHMMHAKAHLRPEQFSNFVQLLIFHKSTWDNDSEYNDLMEGQKEAALAGMQQPLHGLEGQAHACISHNVVANLPDIKKPALVIGGKEDQFIPEWMANEVANGIPNSELHLYENAGHAFHWEKLKDFNPRVLNWLKENY; encoded by the coding sequence ATGCCTTATATCACCGTTAACGGAATAAACCTTCATTATCAGGAAAGAGGAAAAGGAATGCCCTTACTGCTCATCATGGGTATTACGGCAGACCTTTCCGTATGGGAAAAGCATGTCTCGTATTGGGAGCAAAGCTACCGTTGTATCCTCTTGGATAATAGGGGGGTAGGCCTATCAGACAAACCTGAAGGGCCTTATACGACAGCTCAAATGGCAGATGATGGTGCTGCCTTATTGAAGGCATTGGATATACCTAAGGCGGCAGTCGTAGGCGTTTCTATGGGGGGCGCCATTGCTTTGCAATTGGCTATTAGACAAGGTGATTTGATAGAGTGCATGGTACTTATGTGCCCTTGGGCGAGTTGCGATCGTAAAGCGGAGGCTATCTTTAGGCATATGATGCATGCAAAGGCGCATTTGCGGCCAGAACAATTTTCAAACTTTGTACAGTTGCTTATTTTTCATAAGTCTACATGGGATAACGATTCGGAGTACAATGACTTGATGGAGGGGCAAAAAGAGGCCGCTCTTGCCGGAATGCAGCAGCCCTTGCACGGATTAGAAGGACAGGCGCATGCCTGTATTTCGCATAACGTGGTAGCAAACCTTCCTGACATAAAAAAACCTGCTTTAGTGATTGGCGGAAAAGAAGATCAGTTCATTCCTGAATGGATGGCCAATGAAGTTGCTAACGGTATACCTAATAGCGAGCTTCACCTATATGAAAATGCCGGTCATGCCTTTCATTGGGAAAAGCTGAAAGACTTTAATCCAAGAGTGTTGAATTGGTTAAAAGAGAACTACTGA
- a CDS encoding inosose dehydratase, translating into MGNIRIGCETYTWAMSGDKYKNKLEHILSVMSRSGFKSIEPDTGFMNGFTDPKVFKEALDRNNIELSVLCHVEDWRNPKETDQEKRNADQWIEFMKHFPEAILLLVQMPGENRDNLEERQQNLLSCVNEIATRATGEGIVCSYHPNSPQGSIYRTEEDYKILLNGLNSNVIKYTPDVGHMAKGGMDPLKVIKEYRDIVNCVHYKDMFEDGRWAQMGDGIIDFEGITTYLKETDFEGWIIVEDECDEAITDPDGVTEQDGIYIEKVLRPLL; encoded by the coding sequence ATGGGAAATATTAGAATAGGATGTGAGACCTATACTTGGGCGATGTCCGGAGATAAATACAAAAATAAACTAGAACATATACTCAGTGTAATGTCTAGATCTGGTTTTAAAAGTATCGAACCGGATACGGGTTTCATGAATGGTTTTACAGATCCTAAAGTTTTTAAAGAAGCATTGGACCGGAATAATATTGAACTATCTGTATTATGCCACGTCGAAGATTGGAGAAATCCAAAAGAGACCGATCAAGAAAAAAGAAACGCGGATCAATGGATCGAGTTCATGAAACATTTTCCAGAGGCCATCTTGCTATTGGTACAAATGCCTGGAGAAAATCGAGATAATTTAGAAGAAAGACAGCAGAACTTGTTGAGTTGTGTTAATGAAATTGCCACGAGGGCAACGGGCGAGGGCATTGTTTGTTCATACCACCCCAATTCACCACAGGGGTCTATTTATAGAACCGAAGAGGACTATAAAATTTTGCTCAATGGTCTGAATAGTAATGTTATCAAATATACGCCGGATGTCGGGCATATGGCCAAAGGTGGTATGGATCCTTTAAAAGTGATAAAAGAATATCGTGATATTGTCAACTGCGTTCATTATAAAGATATGTTCGAAGATGGTCGCTGGGCACAAATGGGCGACGGTATTATAGACTTTGAGGGAATTACCACTTATTTGAAAGAAACCGATTTTGAGGGTTGGATCATTGTGGAAGATGAATGTGATGAAGCAATTACCGACCCGGACGGTGTTACCGAACAAGATGGAATATATATAGAAAAGGTGTTAAGACCTCTTTTATAA
- a CDS encoding putative dehydrogenase encodes MANKKELRIGMIGTGLMARTHSNGYNRIRDFFPELEYHPVMKTVCSRTEEKVKAFAEQWGYESYETDWKKVIARDDIDAVDICTPNDMHADIAIAAAEAGKMVLCEKPLARSVAEAQPMVDAIEKAGVPNTVFYNYRRIPAVTLIKNIIDSGKLGKIFHYRGNFLQDWTISPDLPQGGEALWRLDVEAAGSGVTGDLLAHCIDGAMWLNGPIKDVSAVTETFIKERVHQGTGEKQKVGIDDACIFHCHFENGSLGLFEATRYARGHKALYTLEINGEHASLRWDLHNMNYVEMFDHADDAVVRGWKQILITDSDQPYMDRWWIPGTSIGYEHSFVHQVADFLKSLEEGKPCEPTFKNAMMTQKVCEAVIDSANSKSWKDTGL; translated from the coding sequence ATGGCAAATAAAAAAGAACTACGTATCGGGATGATAGGCACGGGTTTAATGGCCAGAACCCACAGTAATGGTTATAATAGAATTCGTGATTTTTTCCCTGAATTGGAATATCACCCTGTAATGAAAACGGTTTGCTCACGAACCGAGGAAAAAGTAAAGGCATTTGCCGAGCAATGGGGTTATGAATCGTATGAAACCGATTGGAAAAAGGTTATTGCCAGAGATGATATCGATGCTGTCGATATTTGTACGCCGAACGATATGCATGCCGATATTGCGATAGCGGCGGCTGAAGCAGGGAAAATGGTATTATGTGAAAAACCACTGGCTCGTTCTGTTGCCGAAGCACAACCCATGGTTGATGCAATCGAAAAAGCAGGTGTACCCAATACAGTTTTTTACAACTACCGTAGAATACCCGCCGTAACTTTAATTAAGAATATTATCGACTCCGGAAAATTGGGTAAAATATTCCACTACAGAGGAAACTTTTTACAAGACTGGACGATTAGTCCTGACCTTCCGCAAGGTGGGGAAGCATTATGGCGATTAGATGTTGAGGCTGCCGGATCTGGTGTAACCGGTGATTTATTGGCACACTGTATCGATGGTGCCATGTGGCTGAACGGACCCATTAAAGATGTTTCGGCCGTCACAGAGACATTTATCAAAGAAAGAGTACACCAAGGTACAGGTGAAAAGCAAAAAGTGGGTATTGACGATGCCTGTATTTTTCATTGTCATTTTGAAAATGGCTCTTTAGGTCTTTTTGAGGCAACTCGTTATGCTAGGGGACATAAAGCTTTGTATACTTTAGAAATTAATGGAGAGCACGCCTCTTTACGTTGGGATTTGCACAATATGAATTATGTGGAAATGTTCGACCATGCCGATGATGCTGTTGTGAGAGGTTGGAAGCAAATCTTGATTACCGATAGCGACCAGCCTTATATGGATCGCTGGTGGATTCCTGGAACTTCAATTGGTTATGAACATTCATTTGTACATCAAGTAGCCGATTTCTTAAAAAGTTTAGAGGAAGGAAAACCTTGTGAACCAACTTTCAAAAACGCCATGATGACCCAGAAGGTCTGTGAAGCGGTCATAGATTCTGCCAACTCAAAAAGTTGGAAAGATACCGGTCTATAA
- a CDS encoding sugar O-acyltransferase (sialic acid O-acetyltransferase NeuD family), whose protein sequence is MKNIVIIGASGHGSVVLDCIKQEGRYEVVGFIDSYLKTNQFYCGKKILGNEYDLPNLIEKFGISGGIIAIGDNWTRKKVYERIMQIVPDFIFISTVHPDSTIGTNVTIGQGSVVMPGAIVNANCQIGDFCILNTSCSLDHDSQIKQFSSLAPRSCAGGNLFLGSFSAIGLGTNIIENIKIYEHSVVGAGSLVINNIGSFSVAYGSPARTVRRRDPGEPYLGRNPKGAVISLIARN, encoded by the coding sequence ATGAAGAACATTGTGATTATAGGTGCCTCGGGTCATGGAAGCGTTGTTCTCGATTGCATTAAGCAAGAAGGCAGATATGAAGTCGTAGGTTTCATCGATTCCTATCTCAAAACAAATCAGTTCTACTGTGGAAAAAAAATTTTGGGCAACGAATATGATTTGCCTAATCTTATTGAGAAGTTTGGAATATCCGGGGGTATAATCGCTATTGGAGATAATTGGACTCGAAAAAAGGTTTACGAAAGAATAATGCAAATAGTTCCAGATTTTATCTTCATTTCGACTGTTCATCCAGATTCGACTATAGGTACTAATGTCACAATTGGCCAAGGCTCTGTAGTGATGCCTGGTGCAATCGTAAATGCCAATTGTCAAATTGGTGATTTTTGTATTTTGAATACCAGCTGTTCACTGGATCATGATAGTCAAATTAAACAATTTTCTAGCTTAGCGCCTCGTAGTTGTGCGGGAGGAAACTTATTCTTAGGGTCCTTTTCAGCTATTGGCCTGGGTACAAATATTATAGAAAATATTAAAATCTACGAACATTCAGTGGTTGGAGCGGGGTCCTTGGTTATTAACAATATTGGAAGTTTTTCTGTAGCGTATGGTTCACCGGCTAGAACGGTTAGAAGAAGAGATCCTGGTGAGCCCTATTTGGGTAGAAATCCAAAAGGGGCAGTTATATCTCTAATAGCAAGAAATTGA
- a CDS encoding glycosyltransferase involved in cell wall biosynthesis, which translates to MKKVVLSAYACSPYKGSEYCVGWSWAVGLAKKGLEVWCVTNVEDIEDCLKEKKALEIQNLHFVSVELYAFADKNWLNNSKKVIYLHYFLWKRKASKIIKELHEKHQFDIAHHVSYGSFQQGSSLYRLGDCKIIFGPVGGGQMSLPIFKPYFGSSWGIEIIRKYMSKFLVHFNSSLTRTLKKADVVLMVNQETQTLYESTKYYKEGKSFYVSDSALPVQFEQNQFKEKDTNEEFRILWVGRLIPRRGLELSLKALSYVSADVNYKLVIVGDGEQGPKVSEWIKKYKLDRSKIEHLGWVPYSQMHEEYERADVMLFCPLRDTAGLQATEAMGFGLPIITMNISGMRTIVTDECGIKIDPTTTDGTAKDIGNAIEFMYNNPEFRKKAARKAYDRAMENTWANKIERVTTEFY; encoded by the coding sequence ATGAAAAAAGTAGTGTTGAGTGCCTATGCTTGTTCACCTTATAAGGGGTCTGAATATTGTGTAGGATGGTCTTGGGCCGTTGGGCTAGCCAAAAAGGGCCTCGAAGTTTGGTGTGTAACTAATGTAGAGGATATAGAAGACTGTCTAAAAGAAAAAAAAGCTTTAGAAATTCAGAACCTTCATTTCGTATCTGTTGAACTTTATGCTTTTGCGGACAAAAATTGGCTCAACAACTCTAAAAAGGTTATATATCTGCACTATTTTTTATGGAAGAGAAAGGCTTCTAAAATCATTAAAGAACTCCACGAAAAACACCAATTCGATATAGCTCATCATGTGAGTTATGGTAGTTTTCAACAGGGTAGTAGTTTATACAGGTTAGGTGACTGTAAAATCATTTTTGGGCCTGTAGGTGGGGGTCAGATGTCTCTACCGATCTTTAAACCGTATTTCGGTTCTTCTTGGGGTATTGAGATTATCAGAAAGTACATGTCTAAGTTTCTCGTACATTTTAATTCTTCATTAACTCGAACCTTAAAAAAAGCAGATGTGGTATTAATGGTGAATCAAGAGACCCAAACTCTCTATGAATCTACAAAGTACTATAAAGAGGGTAAAAGTTTTTATGTTAGTGATTCGGCATTACCCGTTCAATTTGAACAAAATCAGTTCAAAGAAAAAGATACCAACGAAGAATTTAGAATACTTTGGGTAGGCAGGCTTATACCTCGAAGAGGATTAGAACTATCTCTTAAAGCGTTATCTTACGTGTCTGCTGATGTAAATTATAAGCTTGTTATTGTAGGTGATGGCGAACAAGGGCCTAAAGTTTCAGAGTGGATTAAAAAGTATAAGTTAGACCGTTCAAAAATCGAACATTTAGGGTGGGTGCCTTATTCGCAGATGCACGAAGAGTATGAAAGAGCCGATGTAATGTTATTTTGCCCGCTTAGAGATACGGCAGGCCTTCAAGCTACTGAGGCCATGGGCTTCGGATTGCCGATTATTACTATGAATATCAGCGGTATGCGTACCATAGTTACTGATGAATGCGGTATAAAAATAGACCCTACTACAACCGATGGCACGGCCAAAGATATCGGTAATGCCATTGAGTTTATGTACAATAACCCAGAATTTAGAAAGAAAGCTGCGAGAAAGGCTTATGACAGAGCCATGGAAAATACATGGGCCAATAAAATTGAAAGAGTAACCACTGAATTTTATTAA
- a CDS encoding modulator of drug activity B, producing the protein MKNIFILNGGHQFAHSPGRFNKTLLESDLIYFKNKGYEVKTTHVSETYDPTEEVEKLKWADLIIYHTPIWWFQLPFKFKEYLDKILTEGHDKGIYDNDGRSRSNPAINYGTGGKLQGKKYILTTSWNAPKEAFEWKGEFFDQTSVDAGPLFGFHKMNQFIGLESLATLHFHDIEKNADVPTELSRYTKFLDQYFKVETIEV; encoded by the coding sequence ATGAAAAATATTTTTATTTTAAATGGCGGCCATCAATTTGCACATTCCCCAGGCAGGTTCAATAAAACCTTATTAGAGTCGGATTTAATATATTTTAAAAATAAAGGTTATGAAGTAAAAACTACACATGTTAGTGAAACATATGACCCCACTGAAGAGGTCGAAAAATTAAAATGGGCAGATTTAATTATTTACCACACCCCTATTTGGTGGTTTCAATTGCCCTTTAAATTTAAAGAATATCTCGATAAGATTTTAACAGAAGGTCATGATAAGGGTATTTATGACAACGATGGAAGAAGCCGAAGCAACCCTGCTATCAATTACGGTACAGGCGGAAAACTTCAGGGAAAAAAGTATATTCTAACCACAAGCTGGAACGCTCCGAAAGAAGCTTTCGAGTGGAAGGGTGAATTCTTCGACCAAACCAGTGTCGATGCTGGCCCTTTATTCGGATTTCATAAAATGAACCAATTTATCGGACTAGAATCTCTAGCCACTCTACATTTTCATGACATAGAAAAAAATGCAGACGTACCTACTGAATTAAGCAGATATACTAAGTTTTTAGACCAGTATTTTAAGGTTGAGACAATTGAAGTATAA